The proteins below come from a single Candidatus Chlamydia sanziniae genomic window:
- a CDS encoding Na(+)-translocating NADH-quinone reductase subunit A, whose amino-acid sequence MKIAVSQGLDLSLQGSPKESGFYNRVDPDFVAIDLRPFCSLALKLKVAQGDVINSGCPIAEYKHFPNTFITSHVSGTVTSIRRGVKRSLLDVVIKKLPGPTITEYSYDLQTLSHLELLEVFKKEGLFALMKQRPFDIPALPTKSPKDIFINLADNRPFTPVPEKHLALFSSKEEGFYVFVVGVRAIAKLFGLRPHIIFRDRLTLPTQDLKAIAHLHTISGPFPSGSPSIHIQQIAPITDEKQVIFTLSFPEVLTIGHLFLKGRILHEQVVALAGTGIKSSQRRYIITTKGASFSSLLNLEEISHKDSLIAGDPLTGRLCYKEESPHLGLRDHSITVLPNPSKRQAFSFLRLGFNKLTFTKTYLSGFFKKKRVYINPDTNVHGETRPIIDTEIYDKVMPMRIPVVPLIKAIITKNFNLACQFGFLEISSEDFALPTLIDPSKIEMLTIVKEALVEYAKETGILSPQEESHICSSKNL is encoded by the coding sequence ATGAAAATCGCTGTATCTCAAGGTTTAGATCTATCCTTACAAGGATCTCCAAAAGAGTCTGGATTCTATAATAGAGTGGATCCAGACTTTGTTGCTATAGATCTGAGGCCTTTTTGCTCCTTAGCTTTAAAACTTAAAGTGGCGCAAGGGGATGTTATAAACTCAGGATGTCCTATAGCTGAATATAAGCATTTTCCTAACACCTTCATTACATCCCATGTTTCAGGAACCGTAACTAGTATACGCCGAGGAGTAAAACGCTCTCTTTTAGATGTTGTGATTAAAAAACTTCCAGGTCCGACAATTACGGAATATTCCTACGATTTACAAACCCTGTCTCATTTAGAACTTTTAGAAGTGTTTAAAAAAGAAGGACTGTTTGCCTTAATGAAACAACGTCCCTTTGATATCCCTGCGCTTCCCACGAAAAGTCCAAAAGACATTTTCATCAATCTTGCAGATAACCGACCATTTACTCCTGTTCCAGAAAAACACCTTGCTTTATTTTCTTCTAAAGAAGAAGGCTTCTACGTTTTTGTGGTAGGGGTGCGGGCAATAGCGAAACTTTTTGGGCTTCGTCCTCATATTATCTTTAGAGATCGTCTGACATTGCCCACCCAAGACCTAAAAGCCATAGCCCACCTCCATACAATTTCTGGTCCGTTTCCCTCAGGATCCCCTTCAATACATATCCAGCAGATAGCTCCTATTACAGATGAAAAACAGGTGATTTTTACCCTGTCTTTTCCAGAAGTTTTAACTATTGGTCATCTTTTCCTTAAAGGAAGAATTTTACATGAACAAGTCGTAGCTCTTGCAGGCACAGGAATTAAAAGTTCCCAACGACGTTATATCATTACAACGAAAGGAGCTTCCTTCTCTAGTCTACTTAATCTTGAAGAGATTTCCCACAAAGATTCTCTCATTGCTGGAGATCCCTTAACAGGAAGGCTATGTTATAAAGAAGAGTCTCCTCATTTAGGCCTTCGGGATCACTCGATAACTGTTCTTCCCAACCCCTCGAAGCGCCAAGCTTTCAGCTTCTTAAGACTCGGATTCAACAAATTAACATTTACAAAGACATACCTTTCAGGGTTTTTCAAGAAAAAACGCGTTTATATCAATCCAGACACCAATGTACATGGAGAAACTCGCCCCATCATAGATACTGAAATTTATGATAAAGTTATGCCAATGAGAATTCCTGTAGTCCCTTTAATTAAAGCAATTATCACAAAAAATTTTAATCTTGCTTGTCAATTTGGTTTTTTAGAAATCAGCTCCGAAGACTTTGCCTTACCTACGCTTATAGATCCCTCCAAAATAGAGATGCTTACGATAGTAAAAGAAGCTTTAGTGGAATACGCTAAAGAAACAGGTATTCTTTCCCCACAAGAGGAAAGTCATATTTGTTCTTCAAAGAACTTATAA
- the hemB gene encoding porphobilinogen synthase has protein sequence MSALSLSRRPRRNRKSPAIRNLVAETHLSSQDFIAPLFVREGKNIQEPIESLPGVYRWSLDLLLKEIERLCEYGLKAVMLFPVIPSHLKDAYGSYSSNPKNILCHSIYEIKRTFPNLCVISDIALDPYTTHGHDGIFLDGEVLNDESVRIFGNIATLHAEMGADIVAPSDMMDGRIAYIRSKLDQAGATSTSILSYSVKYASALYQPFRNALHSHVTSGDKKNYQMNPKNVLEALLESSLDEEEGADMLMVKPAGFYLDVLYRVRQQTCLPLAAYQVSGEYAMILSASQQGWLNYERMVYESVVSIKRAGADMIISYAAPFMLEMLHSERDL, from the coding sequence ATGAGTGCCTTGAGTTTAAGCAGACGACCTAGAAGAAATAGAAAAAGCCCAGCAATTAGAAATCTCGTAGCAGAGACACATTTGTCTTCTCAAGACTTCATCGCTCCTCTTTTTGTTCGTGAAGGTAAGAATATCCAAGAACCGATTGAGAGTCTTCCAGGCGTTTATCGATGGAGTTTAGATCTACTACTTAAAGAAATAGAAAGGCTTTGTGAGTATGGTTTAAAAGCAGTAATGCTTTTCCCTGTAATTCCTAGTCATCTTAAGGACGCTTACGGTTCTTACTCTTCTAATCCTAAAAATATTTTGTGCCATAGTATTTATGAAATAAAGAGAACCTTTCCAAACCTTTGTGTGATTAGTGACATCGCTTTAGATCCCTATACTACTCATGGTCATGATGGTATATTTTTAGATGGAGAAGTTCTTAATGATGAAAGCGTAAGAATTTTCGGCAATATTGCAACTCTCCATGCTGAAATGGGAGCTGATATTGTTGCCCCAAGTGATATGATGGATGGAAGAATAGCGTATATCCGTTCTAAATTAGATCAAGCAGGGGCTACAAGTACCTCAATCCTTTCTTATAGTGTTAAATATGCTTCAGCTCTGTATCAGCCCTTTCGTAATGCTCTACATTCCCACGTAACTTCAGGAGATAAAAAGAATTATCAGATGAATCCTAAGAATGTTCTAGAAGCTTTGCTTGAAAGCTCTCTAGATGAAGAGGAAGGAGCAGATATGCTCATGGTCAAACCTGCAGGGTTTTATCTTGATGTTCTCTATCGTGTTCGCCAGCAAACGTGTTTGCCTTTAGCAGCTTATCAAGTCAGCGGAGAGTATGCTATGATTCTTTCAGCTTCTCAACAGGGATGGCTGAACTATGAGAGAATGGTTTATGAATCTGTAGTCAGTATTAAGCGGGCGGGTGCGGATATGATCATTAGTTATGCCGCCCCTTTTATGTTGGAGATGCTGCATTCTGAAAGGGATTTATAA